One window from the genome of Serinibacter salmoneus encodes:
- a CDS encoding PHP domain-containing protein, whose amino-acid sequence MLIDGGPWGSSVLPEAARTGADPAPGNPVAALREIAFWRERAGADTHRVKAYRRAADTVAGMTEEHIAGLGVTKTAWQRVQGIGASTAAAICESLAGGVPRGLAEARAGAAPTLAAEDAAGRALFARARGDLHMHTEASDGGAPLTEMAAVAARLGREYIAISDHSPRLRVANGLSPQRLREQIASIATLNAALQRDGVELRVLTAIEVDILEDGSLDQEEDLLAELDIVVGSVHSELRMPSAAMTRRMVTAIANPHLDVLGHCTGRLVTGSRGTRPPSQFEAEIVFAAAESFGTAIEINARPERCDPPDALIDLALESGCLFAVDSDSHAPGQQDWLALGYSRAAAREVPAGRIVTTWDVEELLAWTRAV is encoded by the coding sequence ATGCTGATCGACGGGGGCCCCTGGGGCTCGTCGGTGCTGCCCGAGGCGGCGCGCACCGGCGCCGATCCCGCCCCGGGGAACCCCGTCGCCGCCCTGCGCGAGATCGCGTTCTGGCGTGAACGCGCGGGCGCCGATACGCACCGCGTGAAGGCGTACCGCCGGGCCGCGGACACCGTGGCCGGGATGACCGAGGAGCACATCGCCGGCCTCGGGGTCACCAAGACTGCGTGGCAGCGGGTGCAGGGCATCGGGGCCTCGACAGCCGCGGCCATCTGTGAATCGCTCGCCGGCGGCGTCCCCCGGGGCCTCGCAGAGGCGAGGGCGGGGGCGGCGCCGACGCTCGCGGCCGAGGACGCCGCCGGGCGGGCGCTCTTCGCCCGGGCCCGGGGTGACCTGCACATGCACACCGAGGCCTCCGACGGCGGAGCGCCCCTGACCGAGATGGCGGCGGTGGCCGCCCGGCTGGGGCGGGAGTACATCGCGATCTCGGACCACTCGCCCCGGCTGCGGGTGGCGAACGGACTGAGCCCGCAACGGCTGCGGGAACAGATCGCGAGCATCGCGACACTCAACGCCGCGCTGCAGCGCGACGGCGTGGAGCTGCGCGTACTGACGGCCATCGAGGTCGACATCCTCGAGGACGGGTCGCTGGATCAGGAGGAGGACCTCCTCGCTGAGCTGGACATCGTGGTCGGCTCGGTGCACTCCGAGCTGCGGATGCCCTCGGCGGCCATGACGCGGCGGATGGTGACGGCGATCGCGAACCCCCACCTGGACGTGCTCGGGCACTGCACGGGTCGTCTGGTCACCGGATCGCGTGGCACGCGGCCGCCCTCGCAGTTCGAGGCCGAGATCGTCTTCGCCGCGGCGGAGTCGTTCGGGACGGCGATCGAGATCAATGCGCGCCCGGAGCGCTGTGACCCACCGGACGCCCTGATCGACCTGGCGCTGGAGAGCGGCTGCCTGTTCGCCGTCGACTCCGACTCCCACGCCCCCGGGCAGCAGGACTGGTTGGCGCTGGGGTACTCCCGGGCGGCGGCGCGGGAGGTCCCGGCCGGGCGCATCGTGACCACGTGGGACGTGGAGGAGTTGCTCGCGTGGACACGCGCGGTGTGA
- a CDS encoding FKBP-type peptidyl-prolyl cis-trans isomerase, giving the protein MSTLPTASGTFGEKPELTFPETAAPEELQVLILEQGDGEVVEAGQTIDVHYYGQVWDGAMFDNSYDRGSSIQFPIGVGAVIAGWDDAFVGQQLGSRVLVSIPPHLGYGERGVPQAGIRGGDTLVFVVDLIGAG; this is encoded by the coding sequence ATGTCCACGCTCCCCACCGCATCCGGCACCTTCGGCGAGAAGCCGGAACTCACCTTCCCCGAGACCGCCGCTCCCGAGGAGCTGCAGGTGCTCATCCTCGAGCAGGGTGACGGCGAGGTGGTCGAGGCCGGCCAGACCATCGACGTGCACTACTACGGCCAGGTCTGGGACGGTGCGATGTTCGACAACTCCTACGACCGCGGCTCCTCCATCCAGTTCCCGATCGGCGTGGGCGCCGTGATCGCCGGCTGGGACGACGCGTTCGTGGGCCAGCAGCTCGGCTCCCGCGTGCTGGTCTCGATCCCCCCACACCTGGGCTACGGCGAGCGCGGCGTGCCGCAGGCCGGTATCCGCGGCGGCGACACCCTCGTCTTCGTCGTCGACCTCATCGGCGCTGGCTGA
- a CDS encoding YitT family protein, translating to MTTPPDVEPDPERVETAPYGPGTPPGGTPVPHSWFEDTFGLVVGAVVASLGLAMLRSVDAVTGGTAGLGLLISYATPIPFGVIFFGVNVPFFVLALRAKGWRFTLRSAIAVALASVAADLHPIAPGALPEVYAIAMGNLLAGIGLLILFRHRASLGGFNVLALTLQERFGWSAGYVQMGLDVAVILLALTVVPPMTVLLSALGAVLLSTVLVLNHRPGRYLGT from the coding sequence GTGACCACACCCCCCGATGTCGAACCCGATCCCGAGCGCGTCGAGACGGCGCCCTACGGCCCCGGCACCCCGCCTGGGGGAACGCCCGTGCCGCACTCGTGGTTCGAGGACACCTTCGGGCTGGTGGTGGGCGCCGTCGTCGCCTCCCTCGGCCTGGCGATGCTCCGCTCGGTCGACGCCGTGACCGGCGGGACAGCCGGGCTGGGTCTGCTGATCTCCTACGCCACGCCGATCCCGTTCGGGGTGATCTTCTTCGGCGTCAACGTCCCCTTCTTCGTGCTCGCGCTGCGCGCCAAGGGGTGGCGGTTCACGCTGCGTTCCGCGATCGCCGTCGCCCTGGCCTCCGTGGCCGCCGATCTCCACCCGATCGCCCCCGGGGCGCTCCCGGAGGTCTATGCGATCGCGATGGGGAACCTCCTGGCCGGCATCGGCCTGCTGATCCTGTTCCGGCACCGCGCGAGCCTGGGCGGGTTCAACGTGCTCGCCCTGACCCTGCAGGAGCGATTCGGGTGGAGCGCCGGTTACGTGCAGATGGGGCTCGACGTCGCCGTGATCCTGCTGGCCCTCACGGTGGTCCCCCCGATGACCGTGCTCCTGTCGGCCCTGGGCGCTGTGCTGCTGTCCACCGTGCTGGTGCTGAACCATCGGCCGGGCCGTTACCTCGGGACCTAG
- a CDS encoding Bax inhibitor-1/YccA family protein — protein sequence MSNPYFNNDPYFGDSQKAQQERRAMAGSPSAPGTSTPSPWGTPGATQTYQPPAAVPAAQDSLEASYRMPSAAPADTGRMTYDDVIVKTSLVLGTIVLFGAASWLLPSALGMPGLTFPLMIIGAIGGFVLGLVNAFKREPKPGLILAYAALEGLFLGAISMVFEAQYSGIVMQAVLATVSTFAAVLLLFRSGKVRNTPKFQRIVMVALVGYMVFSLVNLLLMVTGVLDGWGLREGPWGILIGVAAVILAAATLVIDFDTIQKGVQRGAPARYAWGAAFGLAVTLVWMYLEFLRLLAILRGD from the coding sequence GTGAGCAACCCGTACTTCAACAACGATCCCTACTTCGGGGACAGCCAGAAGGCGCAGCAGGAACGCCGAGCCATGGCCGGCTCGCCCTCCGCGCCGGGCACTTCGACACCCTCGCCCTGGGGGACCCCGGGCGCCACCCAGACCTACCAGCCACCCGCCGCGGTCCCCGCGGCGCAGGACTCGCTCGAAGCGAGTTATCGGATGCCGTCGGCGGCCCCCGCCGACACCGGGCGGATGACCTATGACGACGTCATCGTCAAGACCTCGCTCGTTCTCGGCACGATCGTGCTGTTCGGCGCGGCGTCCTGGCTGCTTCCGAGCGCGCTGGGGATGCCGGGCCTGACCTTCCCGTTGATGATCATCGGTGCGATCGGCGGATTCGTGCTGGGCCTGGTGAACGCCTTCAAGCGCGAACCCAAGCCGGGTCTGATCCTTGCCTACGCGGCACTCGAGGGACTCTTCCTCGGAGCCATCAGCATGGTGTTCGAGGCGCAGTACTCCGGCATCGTGATGCAGGCGGTGCTGGCCACGGTCTCCACGTTCGCCGCCGTGCTCCTGCTCTTCCGTAGCGGCAAGGTGCGCAACACCCCGAAGTTCCAGCGCATCGTCATGGTCGCCCTCGTCGGCTACATGGTGTTCTCCCTGGTCAACCTGCTCCTCATGGTGACGGGTGTGCTGGACGGCTGGGGTCTGCGCGAGGGGCCGTGGGGCATCCTCATCGGCGTCGCTGCGGTGATCCTGGCGGCCGCCACCTTGGTCATCGACTTCGACACCATCCAGAAGGGCGTGCAGCGGGGCGCTCCCGCGCGCTACGCCTGGGGCGCGGCCTTCGGCCTCGCCGTCACCCTGGTGTGGATGTACCTGGAGTTCCTGCGTCTGCTTGCGATCCTGCGCGGCGACTGA
- a CDS encoding ABC transporter ATP-binding protein, producing the protein MIEAHDLTKRYGSKTAVAGVSFRVEPGTVTGFLGPNGAGKSTTMRMIMGLDRPSGGSVTVNGKPYAQHRAPLHEVGALLEAKAVHTGRSARNHLRALAATHGIPAKRVAEVIEMTGLGSVAGKRVGGFSLGMGQRLGIAAAMLGDPRTLILDEPVNGLDPEGVRWVRGLVRHLADQGRTVFLSSHLMSEMAITADHLIVIGRGRIITTGSVREVIDRTSGTTVSVRSPQSGALAQALVAKGGEIVSSDGDLLSVRGLEAAAVGETAAANGVVLHELTPTQASLEDTFMTLTAGDVEFQTTTSQSGVSA; encoded by the coding sequence ATGATCGAGGCACACGACCTCACCAAGCGGTACGGGAGCAAGACCGCCGTCGCGGGCGTCAGTTTCCGGGTGGAACCCGGCACCGTGACCGGGTTCCTCGGCCCGAACGGGGCCGGGAAGTCCACGACGATGCGGATGATCATGGGCCTGGACCGCCCCTCCGGTGGTTCGGTCACCGTGAACGGCAAGCCGTACGCCCAGCACCGCGCACCCCTGCACGAGGTCGGGGCGCTGCTGGAGGCAAAGGCCGTGCACACCGGCCGTTCGGCTCGCAATCACCTGCGGGCGCTCGCCGCGACCCACGGGATCCCCGCCAAGCGGGTGGCCGAGGTGATCGAGATGACCGGCCTGGGCAGCGTGGCCGGTAAGCGCGTCGGCGGGTTCTCCCTCGGCATGGGCCAGCGCCTGGGTATCGCCGCTGCCATGCTCGGCGACCCGCGCACGCTGATCCTCGACGAGCCCGTGAACGGTCTCGATCCCGAGGGCGTGCGGTGGGTGCGCGGCCTCGTACGCCACCTCGCCGACCAGGGCCGCACCGTCTTCCTCTCCTCCCATCTGATGAGCGAGATGGCCATCACCGCCGACCACCTCATCGTGATCGGCCGCGGCCGCATCATCACCACGGGCTCGGTGCGCGAGGTGATCGACCGCACGTCCGGGACCACGGTGTCCGTGCGCAGCCCGCAGTCCGGGGCGCTCGCCCAGGCACTGGTGGCCAAGGGCGGCGAGATCGTCTCCTCCGACGGCGACCTGTTGTCCGTGCGCGGCCTGGAGGCCGCGGCCGTCGGTGAGACCGCCGCCGCGAACGGCGTGGTACTGCACGAGCTCACCCCGACCCAGGCCTCCCTCGAGGACACCTTCATGACCCTGACCGCAGGGGACGTGGAGTTCCAGACCACCACCAGCCAGAGCGGAGTCTCCGCATGA
- a CDS encoding ABC transporter permease subunit — MTTTVSDRSPAPSSAGTGGVTFPRLLRSEWLKLITLRSTWWSLGITVLAMMGLAAIFAASISFIPEDEATGISELGAQVITFGYYFAQVTVAVLGALVITGEYSTGMIRSTMTAAPHRITVLAAKALVLAIVVFVIGILATLLSWVITMPLLPDGMSVDIAAGETWEVILGAGVYLTLVALMAFGLGTIVRSSAGAIAAVLGIVLILPIIFTVLLGTGQDWAIDLYPYLPSAAGERLMATSGGDAMATDPAAGGFAGMTQLDPWVGGLVMLGYVAVIGLIGAVLVRRRDV; from the coding sequence ATGACCACGACCGTCTCCGACCGATCCCCCGCACCCTCGAGCGCCGGGACAGGGGGTGTGACCTTCCCGCGGCTGCTGCGCTCGGAGTGGCTCAAGCTCATCACCCTGCGCTCCACCTGGTGGTCCCTCGGCATCACGGTGCTGGCGATGATGGGACTCGCGGCGATCTTCGCCGCCTCGATCAGCTTCATCCCCGAGGACGAGGCCACGGGAATCAGCGAACTCGGTGCCCAGGTCATCACCTTCGGGTACTACTTCGCCCAGGTCACCGTGGCCGTGCTCGGCGCCCTGGTGATCACCGGGGAGTACTCCACGGGGATGATCCGCTCCACGATGACGGCGGCCCCGCACCGCATCACCGTCCTGGCCGCCAAGGCGCTCGTCCTCGCGATCGTGGTCTTCGTGATCGGCATCCTGGCCACGCTGCTGTCCTGGGTGATCACCATGCCGCTGCTGCCCGACGGCATGAGCGTGGACATCGCGGCCGGTGAGACCTGGGAGGTCATCCTCGGGGCCGGGGTGTACCTCACGCTCGTGGCCCTGATGGCATTCGGGCTCGGGACCATCGTGCGCTCCAGTGCCGGCGCGATCGCCGCGGTGCTCGGCATCGTCCTCATCCTGCCGATCATCTTCACGGTGCTCCTGGGCACGGGGCAGGACTGGGCCATTGACCTCTACCCCTACCTGCCCTCGGCCGCGGGTGAGCGACTCATGGCCACCAGCGGCGGCGACGCCATGGCCACCGACCCCGCCGCCGGCGGCTTCGCGGGGATGACCCAGCTCGACCCGTGGGTCGGCGGATTGGTGATGCTGGGATACGTCGCGGTCATCGGACTGATCGGCGCGGTCCTGGTCAGGCGCCGCGACGTGTGA
- a CDS encoding GNAT family N-acetyltransferase produces MTGREPHIAVREITAQDGDFLVDMVLEIATANGENVTRRGVLTAPRLARYATGWGRPGDLGLVAVDLDGPRGLQIPVGAAWIRHYASTEPGKGFVDSRVPELSISIVPGRRRMGIGRALLAALIAKARESGVRAISMALAPDNPARPLYEEAGFTEDPDAPSASEDSITLVLELLSSSRSA; encoded by the coding sequence ATGACGGGACGTGAGCCGCACATTGCCGTGCGCGAGATCACGGCGCAGGACGGGGACTTCCTCGTGGACATGGTGCTGGAGATCGCCACCGCGAATGGTGAGAACGTCACGCGCCGGGGCGTCCTGACCGCGCCTCGTCTCGCACGCTACGCCACTGGATGGGGCCGACCTGGGGACCTCGGTCTCGTCGCCGTGGACCTCGACGGCCCCCGCGGACTGCAGATCCCCGTGGGTGCCGCGTGGATCCGGCACTACGCCAGCACCGAACCCGGGAAGGGCTTCGTGGATTCCCGGGTGCCGGAACTCAGCATCTCGATCGTCCCCGGCCGCCGACGCATGGGCATCGGCCGCGCATTGCTCGCGGCGCTGATCGCGAAGGCCCGGGAGAGCGGGGTCCGCGCGATCAGCATGGCCCTGGCCCCGGACAATCCGGCACGTCCGCTCTACGAGGAGGCCGGATTCACCGAGGACCCGGACGCCCCCTCCGCGAGTGAGGACTCGATCACGCTCGTGCTGGAACTGCTCTCCTCCTCCAGGTCGGCGTAA
- a CDS encoding VOC family protein, protein MRIAITSVFVDDQAAALAFYTETLGFVTKVDEPVGEHRWLTVVAPDDPDGVELLLEPAAHPAVLPYRAALMADGIPAAQFLVDDVQAEYDRLRDLDVTFTQGPTEMGPAMTAVFDDTCGNLIQIAAVQGDACWGQ, encoded by the coding sequence ATGAGGATCGCGATCACCAGCGTCTTCGTCGACGACCAGGCCGCCGCGCTGGCCTTCTACACCGAAACACTCGGCTTCGTGACCAAGGTCGACGAGCCTGTCGGTGAGCATCGATGGCTCACCGTCGTCGCGCCCGACGACCCAGATGGTGTCGAGCTTCTACTTGAGCCCGCAGCTCATCCTGCAGTACTGCCCTACCGGGCGGCGCTGATGGCCGACGGGATACCGGCGGCCCAGTTTCTCGTCGATGACGTGCAGGCCGAGTACGACCGGCTGCGTGACCTCGACGTGACGTTCACCCAGGGGCCGACCGAGATGGGCCCCGCGATGACTGCGGTGTTCGATGACACCTGCGGAAATCTCATCCAGATTGCCGCCGTCCAAGGTGACGCCTGCTGGGGCCAGTGA
- a CDS encoding ArsR/SmtB family transcription factor: MSDVYKALADGTRRTILDELLERDRQTLFELCGRLATRHGLTSSRQAVSQHLEVLQAAGLVIAVKDGRYKFHSIDTAPLRAIIDRWPYPEKAGTTMNEPKAYGTLETIDGRWALRFERSLGYPIERVWQAVSTPSELERFFPGAADWTPVAGEIIDAGGMSVEVTQVEAPTLLTWIFAGQPQGFELTQEGDECRLVFTTTIDDLPAAQTATGWEIYLSRLGPHLAGGHLSEEEAHGPWAEIHELYAERLGVDPEPGRRWAARNLPVSGA; encoded by the coding sequence GTGAGCGACGTGTACAAAGCGCTGGCCGATGGGACTCGGCGGACCATCCTCGACGAACTCCTTGAGCGGGATCGGCAGACCCTGTTCGAACTGTGCGGCCGATTGGCTACGAGGCACGGACTCACCTCCTCCCGCCAGGCCGTATCGCAGCACCTTGAGGTGTTGCAGGCGGCCGGACTGGTGATCGCGGTCAAGGACGGACGGTACAAGTTCCACTCCATCGACACTGCCCCGCTGCGCGCGATCATCGACCGTTGGCCGTATCCAGAGAAAGCAGGAACAACCATGAATGAACCCAAGGCGTATGGAACTTTGGAGACCATCGACGGTCGGTGGGCGCTGCGTTTCGAGCGCTCGCTCGGCTATCCGATTGAGCGCGTGTGGCAGGCGGTGAGCACGCCGTCCGAGTTGGAACGCTTCTTTCCGGGTGCCGCAGACTGGACACCCGTCGCAGGCGAGATCATCGACGCTGGCGGCATGTCCGTGGAGGTGACGCAGGTCGAGGCACCGACTCTGTTGACCTGGATCTTTGCCGGTCAGCCGCAGGGCTTCGAGCTGACGCAGGAGGGGGATGAGTGCCGATTGGTCTTCACGACCACCATCGACGACCTCCCCGCCGCCCAGACCGCGACCGGATGGGAAATCTACCTTTCCCGGCTCGGACCCCATCTCGCAGGCGGACACCTCTCTGAGGAGGAGGCGCACGGGCCCTGGGCGGAGATCCACGAACTCTACGCCGAGCGCCTTGGCGTCGACCCGGAGCCGGGGCGCCGGTGGGCGGCACGGAACCTTCCTGTCAGTGGAGCCTGA
- a CDS encoding IS3 family transposase (programmed frameshift) — translation MPMEQSAGKPTTRRYCDQEKAVAVGMVRSLRAELGTEQGTVQRVATQLGYGVESVRVWVKQADIDEGVTAGVSTDEAARVKALEQEVRELRRANEILRRAAPFLRGGAGPPDQVAAFIDANREVVVEGRRLGVERICRVLQVAPSTYYARRSRPPSARQIRDAVLGPQLVALWEANYRVYGARKLWKAAGRAGLEVGRDQVARLMRSAGIKGVSRTKRVRTTRPDPLAARHPDLVGRDFTATAPNQLWVTDLTYVPTWAGVTYVCFIIDAYSRMIVGWRAAATMRTETVLDAIEMARWSRGADLAGLRCHSDAGSQFTSLRYGERLAEIGAAPSIGTVGDSYDNALAETVNGYYKAELIRGPARQRPWKTIEDVELATLGWVHWHNHQRLHGYLDDVPPAEFEQAFYADQTEGHQVAGIQ, via the exons ATGCCGATGGAGCAGAGTGCGGGGAAGCCGACCACGAGGCGGTACTGCGATCAGGAGAAGGCGGTCGCGGTCGGGATGGTGCGGTCGCTGCGGGCGGAGCTTGGGACTGAGCAGGGCACGGTCCAGCGGGTCGCTACGCAGTTGGGCTACGGGGTCGAGTCGGTCCGAGTGTGGGTCAAGCAGGCCGACATCGACGAGGGTGTCACTGCGGGCGTGAGCACCGATGAGGCGGCCCGGGTGAAGGCCCTGGAGCAGGAGGTCCGTGAGCTGCGGCGGGCGAATGAGATCCTGCGGCGGGCAGCGC CATTTCTTCGGGGCGGAGCTGGACCGCCAGACCAAGTAGCCGCATTCATCGACGCCAACCGCGAGGTCGTCGTTGAGGGCCGTCGGCTGGGGGTCGAGCGCATCTGCCGCGTGCTGCAGGTGGCCCCCAGCACCTACTACGCCCGCCGGAGCCGGCCACCGTCGGCCCGCCAGATCCGCGACGCGGTCCTCGGGCCGCAGCTGGTGGCGTTGTGGGAGGCGAACTACCGCGTCTACGGAGCCCGCAAGCTCTGGAAGGCAGCCGGACGGGCAGGGCTGGAGGTGGGACGCGACCAGGTCGCTCGCCTCATGCGCAGCGCGGGGATCAAAGGCGTGAGCCGGACCAAACGGGTGCGCACGACTCGGCCTGATCCGCTCGCTGCCCGCCACCCGGACCTGGTCGGCCGGGACTTCACCGCGACGGCCCCGAACCAGCTGTGGGTGACCGACCTGACCTACGTCCCGACGTGGGCGGGGGTGACCTACGTGTGCTTCATCATCGACGCCTACTCGCGGATGATCGTGGGCTGGCGCGCAGCGGCCACGATGAGGACCGAGACCGTGCTGGACGCAATCGAGATGGCTCGTTGGTCCCGGGGCGCGGACCTGGCGGGGCTGAGATGTCACAGCGACGCCGGTAGTCAATTCACGAGTCTGCGCTACGGCGAACGGCTCGCGGAGATCGGGGCAGCCCCCTCGATCGGGACCGTGGGCGATTCCTACGACAACGCGCTGGCTGAGACCGTGAACGGGTACTACAAGGCCGAGCTCATCCGCGGACCCGCCAGGCAGCGGCCCTGGAAGACGATCGAAGACGTCGAGCTCGCCACCCTGGGGTGGGTCCACTGGCACAACCACCAGCGCCTGCACGGCTACCTCGACGATGTCCCACCAGCGGAGTTCGAGCAGGCCTTCTATGCTGACCAGACCGAGGGCCACCAGGTCGCCGGAATCCAATAG
- a CDS encoding NAD(P)/FAD-dependent oxidoreductase — translation MTSTTAPTARAAARKVPRILILGGGYVGLFTAIRLRKQLGRREVAIVLVDPRSYMTYQPFLPEAAAGSIEPRHVVASHRRELRNATVINGRVSAIRHAERAVRVTPAEGEDYWVRYDHLVVSLGAVARTLPIPGLAEVGLGFKQVEEAFALRNQVLGLMDEAASTWDPERRKKMLTFTFVGGGFAGIEALGEIEDMARSACRDFDSIERSDLRFVLVEATHRILPELGEELGGYALEQLRARGIEMHLSTFLNSCEDGHVVLSDGTEFDSETIVWTAGVKPSPAVQRSDLPLTETGRVRADASLRIVEEDGTVVENAWTAGDCASVPDLAVGEGAFCAPTAQHAVRQAKHLGDNIARVLAGEEPVDYVHANVGTVASLGLFKGVAQIFGIKLRGPLAWFMHRSYHLFAMPTWNRKVRIMLDWTTSLLFRREPVALGGVSTPRAEFIAASAPAPSRENLPEPPTVV, via the coding sequence GTGACTTCCACGACAGCTCCCACCGCCCGCGCCGCGGCCCGCAAGGTGCCCCGCATCCTCATCCTGGGTGGGGGGTACGTCGGCCTGTTCACCGCAATCCGCCTGCGCAAACAGTTGGGTCGTCGTGAGGTGGCGATCGTGCTGGTGGATCCCCGCTCCTACATGACCTACCAGCCCTTCCTGCCCGAGGCGGCGGCCGGCTCCATCGAGCCGCGCCACGTGGTGGCCTCCCATCGCCGCGAGTTGCGCAACGCCACCGTGATCAACGGTCGGGTCTCCGCGATCCGTCACGCCGAGCGCGCCGTGCGGGTGACCCCGGCCGAGGGCGAGGACTACTGGGTGCGCTACGACCACCTCGTGGTCTCGCTGGGCGCGGTCGCGCGCACGCTCCCGATTCCGGGCCTGGCGGAGGTCGGCCTCGGCTTCAAGCAGGTCGAGGAGGCGTTCGCGCTGCGCAACCAGGTCCTCGGCCTGATGGACGAGGCGGCCTCCACCTGGGATCCCGAGCGTCGCAAGAAGATGCTCACCTTCACCTTCGTCGGTGGTGGGTTCGCGGGCATCGAGGCGCTCGGTGAGATCGAGGACATGGCTCGTTCCGCATGCCGGGACTTCGACTCCATCGAGCGTTCCGACCTGCGCTTCGTGCTGGTGGAGGCGACCCACCGCATCCTGCCGGAACTCGGCGAGGAACTCGGTGGTTACGCGCTGGAGCAGTTGCGCGCCCGTGGCATCGAGATGCACCTGTCCACGTTCCTGAACTCCTGCGAGGACGGACACGTGGTGCTCTCCGACGGCACCGAGTTCGACTCCGAGACCATCGTGTGGACCGCCGGTGTGAAGCCGAGCCCGGCGGTGCAGCGCTCCGATCTTCCGCTGACCGAGACCGGCCGAGTGCGGGCCGATGCCTCGCTGCGGATCGTGGAGGAGGACGGGACGGTCGTGGAGAACGCCTGGACGGCCGGCGACTGTGCCTCGGTGCCCGATCTCGCCGTGGGGGAGGGAGCCTTCTGTGCCCCCACCGCGCAGCACGCCGTGCGCCAGGCCAAGCACCTCGGCGACAACATCGCCCGCGTGCTGGCCGGTGAGGAGCCCGTGGACTACGTCCACGCGAACGTCGGTACGGTCGCCTCGCTCGGCCTCTTCAAGGGCGTCGCGCAGATCTTCGGGATCAAGTTGCGTGGCCCGCTGGCATGGTTCATGCACCGCTCCTACCACCTCTTCGCGATGCCGACCTGGAACCGCAAGGTGCGCATCATGCTGGACTGGACCACCTCGCTGCTCTTCCGCCGCGAACCGGTCGCACTGGGTGGCGTGAGCACCCCGCGGGCCGAGTTCATCGCGGCCTCGGCCCCGGCGCCCAGCCGCGAGAACCTCCCGGAGCCGCCGACGGTCGTCTGA
- a CDS encoding Ppx/GppA phosphatase family protein, with translation MIRAGSDILGDRSRVAGVTRVAAIDCGTNTIRLLVADLEGGQAREVVRTGLITRLGQGVDRTGELDADALTRTLSATREFAGIIESEGAQQVRFVATSATRDARNRDEFVLGVREALGVEPEVVSGVVEAGLSFTGAVSAVSRAHPGPYLVVDLGGGSTEVVLGTDAPEYAVSLDIGSVRLHERHLVSDPPTQAEIDAATVDVREALRRAEAEVPLHETATLVGVAGTITTTTAHALRLPGYQRERIDGAELPVGIAMAAAQDLLAATRRERAALPYLHPGRVDVIGAGALIWFEVIARVLAETTAAGSGIRHVVTSEHDILDGIALSLGASA, from the coding sequence ATGATCCGCGCGGGGTCCGACATCCTCGGCGACCGCAGTAGGGTCGCAGGTGTGACGCGGGTAGCTGCCATTGACTGTGGAACCAACACGATCCGTCTCCTCGTGGCCGACCTCGAGGGTGGCCAGGCCCGGGAGGTCGTGCGCACCGGCCTCATCACACGGCTGGGTCAGGGCGTGGACCGCACCGGCGAGCTGGATGCGGACGCGCTCACCCGCACGCTCTCGGCCACCCGGGAGTTCGCGGGGATCATCGAGTCCGAGGGTGCACAGCAGGTGCGGTTCGTGGCCACCTCAGCCACCCGCGATGCGCGCAATCGCGACGAGTTCGTCCTCGGCGTGCGTGAGGCGCTGGGCGTGGAACCCGAGGTCGTCAGCGGTGTCGTCGAGGCAGGGCTCTCCTTCACCGGTGCCGTCAGCGCCGTCTCTCGCGCGCACCCCGGCCCCTACCTCGTGGTCGACCTCGGCGGTGGATCGACCGAAGTGGTCCTGGGAACCGATGCGCCCGAGTACGCCGTGTCCCTCGACATCGGGTCCGTGCGACTGCACGAGCGGCATCTGGTGAGTGATCCACCGACCCAGGCGGAGATCGATGCGGCCACGGTGGACGTGCGTGAGGCGCTGCGGCGGGCCGAGGCCGAGGTGCCGTTGCACGAGACAGCCACCCTGGTCGGTGTGGCGGGCACCATCACCACAACCACCGCGCACGCGCTGCGTCTGCCCGGCTACCAGCGTGAGCGCATCGACGGCGCCGAGCTCCCCGTGGGGATCGCGATGGCGGCAGCACAGGATCTGCTGGCGGCGACCCGGAGGGAGCGGGCGGCGCTGCCCTACCTGCATCCGGGCCGCGTCGACGTGATCGGGGCAGGCGCCCTGATCTGGTTCGAGGTGATCGCGCGCGTCCTGGCCGAGACGACGGCCGCCGGGAGCGGGATCCGGCACGTGGTCACGAGCGAGCACGACATCCTGGACGGCATAGCGCTGAGTCTCGGCGCATCCGCGTGA